Genomic segment of Mycobacteriales bacterium:
ACGTGATCGCCCGCCGGCTGCGGCGTACCAACAACATGCTCGCCGACATGATCTTCACCGACGTCCCCGGCCGGGTCGCGAAGGCCCTGCTGCAGCTTGCCCAGCGCTTCGGTGTCATGGAGGGCGGACAGCTGCGGGTGACCCACGACCTGACGCAGGAGGAGCTCGCGCAGTACGTCGGCGCCTCGCGGGAGACCGTCAACAAGGCGCTGGCCGACTTCGCCTCGCGGGGTTGGGTGCGCGTCGAGGGCAAGTCGGTCGTCATCCTCGACCGCGAGCGGTTGACCCGCCGGGCCCGCTGAGCGCACCGGCGGATCTCCCGCCCGCAGATCCTCCCCCGATGGACAAAACCCACTACTAGTGGGTTTTGGGCACCGTGTACGGCGTGTCGTGGACCAGAACCCACTACTAGTGGGTTTTGTCCAGCGCCGGCAGCCGCGCCGGAGCCCCGACACCGTCGGCCGACACCTCGGCCCACAGATTTTCGTAGCTGTGGGCGAGCCGGCTGCGCGGCGCGAAGGCCGGAACCGGAGCGCGGCGTACGGCCATCTGCTCGACCAGTGACATCGCCGGGATGACGGTCGTGGCGATGCCCGGGCGCTCCGCGGGCAGGGTCTCGACGATCTCCCGGTGCAGCCGCTTGCGCCGGTCGACCATCGAGAAGAACGCCCGGACCTCGGGCCGGCGACCGTCGAAGCCGTCGACGAAGCTGGTCAGTTGGTCGAGGGTGCGCACCGACAGCGTGGTCGGGATGAGCGGGACGACGATGGTGTTGGCGGCATGCAGGACGTTCTCCGAGACCAGCGAGATGCTGGGCGGACAGTCGAGGATGACGACGTCGTACTCGTCGCGAACCGGGCGCAACAACCGCCGGATCCGCCGGACCGGCTTCTTGGTGCCGTCGAGTTCGATGTCCATGTTGCGGTAGCTGAAGTCGGCGGGCAGCAGGTCGAGGCCGTCGAAGTCGGTGGCCTTGATCGCGTCGTCGAGCGGCCGGCTCCCCCGGACCAGGGCGCGTCCGCCGCCCTTCACCCGTGGCTTGACCCGCAACATGTATGTCGCCGCGGCCTGCGGATCCAGGTCCCACAGCAGGGTGCGGGCACCGGCGCGGGCGGCCAGGTAGCTCAGATTGACCGCGGTGGACGTCTTTCCGACGCCGCCCTTGATGTTGTACGTCGCAAAAACTCTCACCCCGCCACCCTGTCAGACAGGGCCCTGATCCGTCGCCCGACGTCGGCGCCGTCGAAGCGCTCGATCAACTCGACCGACTCCACCCGCGCCGACTCATGGTCGGCGTCGAGGTGCGCCATGAGCTCCCCCATCGCCAGGACGGTCGCGGCCGGTGCGGAGCCTTCGGCGACGATCTGCTCGGCGAAGGTCCGGGTGGCCTCACGCTGCACCGAAGCGTCCTGGAACGCGCCGAGGGAATCCTGCAGCCGCTTCAGCTCCCGCCCGACGTACTTGCTCTGCGACCGGTCGTGCATCGGCGCGAAGATCTCCAGCAGGTAGCGCAGTTCCTTGCACCGCTTGCGCAGTGTGTGCAGCTCCTCGTCGGCCGACGCCGGCCCGATCGCCAGGCCCTGGCGGCGCACCCGCCGGTAGGCCCGGCGCACCCGCTGGTCGGCGAGTTCCGCCAGGTCGATCTCGGGCCCCGCGCTGACCGCCGGGTCGGTCAAGGCCTCCCGCCAGTCGGCCTGGAGCTGGGCGAAGCGCGCCGACCGCAGGGCCCGCACCAGCCCGCGGAGCGCGCCCCGGCGCCGGCGACGCAGGTCGTCCGCGAGCGGCGCGAGGTCGGCGGGTCGGGCCGACCGCAGCCGACGGGCCAGCTCCGGCAGGCCCAGCAGGTAGACGTCGAGGTCGCGGGTCGGCGTGGTCAGGTCGCCGAGCCGCCGGAATTCCGGCCCGAAGCGGTCGGCGAGTCCGCCGGGGAGCACGTCGCCGGTCAGCTTGAGGACGGACCGGGTCCGTCGTACGGCGACCCGCAGATCGTGCAGGAACTCGGTGTCGACGTCGGCGGTCACCCCCTCGACGTTCTCCGCGATGGTCGTGGCGAACTGCAGCAGGACACCGGCGATCGCGGCCGGCGCCGCCAGCGCCGGGGACACGGAGCCGCGCTCGTGGGTCGGCACGTCGAGCGCCCGCAGCGGGTGCGCCGCCACCGCGTCGTCGTACGCCGACCTCGCCCCGTCGGCGATCCCGGGCACCCGGGAGAGCAGTGCCACGATACGGGTGGTGTCGGCGGCGTACCCCCGTAGCGGGGCGATCACCATCCGGATCGGGCCCCGGGGGTCACCGGCGCTCCGCTCCAGCGTGAGCCGCGCGACCGTCTTCGCGTCGTCGTTGCGGATCGCCACCTCGCGGACGGCCGTCCGCGCCTCGGCCACCGGCATCAGCGCGCGGATCCCGGCGACCGCGCGCAGCCGGTCGCGCAGCGAGCCGGCCGGCAGGTCGTCGACGAGGGCCGGCCAGCGCAGCGCCGAAATACGGCCCACGGTGACCTGACCGTCCCCGTCGCGCAGGGTCAGCGACCGCCCGCCGCCCTGCCGGTGTTCGAGGTCGACGCCGGCCTCCCGCAGCCGCCAGTCGAACGTGTCGAGCCAGACCCTGCTGATCGTGGCCCGGCGCTCCGGCAGCAGCGAGTACGCCGGGCCGAGGACGCGCGCGATCCCGTCGACCTCCCGCGACGGCGCGGTCGTCCACACCAGCGTCACCGGTCGGTCCGACACGCCTGCCTCCCACCCAGGTCAGCTAGATCGGAGCTGGTCACTCGCCGTCGGGCACGTGGGTACCGAGACCGACGGTCGGATTGGCCCGCACCCGGTCGTCGATCGCCGCGTCCGGAATGTAGGGGACGAGGAAGCCGTATTGGGCGAGTACGTCGGCGGAGATGTCCGGGTTTTCGCCCCAGGCGGCGATCTCCCCCCAGCAGGGCGAGCCGAGCGACCCGCTGTAATGACGCACCGACAGGCCCGCGCACAGGTTGGCGAACTTCAGCCGCTCGTCGAGCGGCCAGCCGGCCAGCGAACCGAAGACGAAACCGGCGGCGAAGACGTCACCGGCGCCGGTCGGATCGAGGGCGTCGACCGGCAGGGCCGGCGCCGACGCCTCCTCACCGGTCACGTTGTCGATGGCGATCGCGCCACGGTCGCCGGCCTTCACCACGCACACCGGCACCCGCTCGGCCAGCGCCGCGAGGGCCCGCTCGGGGCTGTCGGTGCGGGTGTACGCCATCGCCTCCACGGCGTTGGGCAGGAAGACGTCGACCATCGCGAGGCTGTCGAGGGTGGCCGGGGACCACACGCCCGTGGCGTCCCAGCCGACATCGGCGAAGACGGTCGTCCCCGCCGCCCGCAGCTCGGCCGCCCACTCGGGCGGTCCGTGGTCGAGGTCGACGAAGCAGGTCTTGGACTCCGGCACAGCGGTGACGAGCTTGTCCGGGGGAAAGGGCAGCGGCTCGCCGTAGGTGATCATGCTCCGATCGGCGTCGTAGGACAGCGACACCGTCACCGGCGTCGGCCAGCGCGGCAGCCGTCGGGACGGACCGAGGTCGACGCCTTCCTGTTCGGCGATCGTGCGCCAGAGGTAGGCGCCGAACATGTCGTCGCCGAACGCCGCGGCCAGGCCGACCCGCAGACCCAGCCGGCTCATCGCCACCGCGAGGTTGGCGACCCCGCCCGGCGCCGACCCGAGGCCGCCGGTGAACAGCTCCGTGCCCGGCGCCGGAAGCCCCGGCAGCCCGGTGAAGATCATGTCGATGAAGACCGTGCCCGACAGGAAGACGTCGAGAACCGGTGCGTCGGCCTGACTGCTGTGCAGCCGCGCACTGGCCTCGTAGCGCTCGGCGCACGGATCGGAGAGCGGCCCGGCCAGCGGCGGCTCGCCGGCCGGCGTGGACGGGCGCCCGTCGCCGGCGTCGGACCGGAACTGGTTCCTGTTGCTCATCGTCCGAGCATCCTCCGTCGCGGTCGCTGCCTGGGCCGGACCATGCCGTTCGAACCGGACATCAGCTCTCGCCCGGCTGGTCGGACGCCAGGTAGTCGAGCTGGGCCCGCACCGAGAGCTCGGCGGCCCACCGCACCGCGGGATCGACGTCGGCGTAGACGGTGTCGACGATCTCGCGGGCGGTCACCGGACCAGGATGCGCCTCGACCGCCGCCCGCACTTGATCAAGCCGCTCAATCCGATGGGCGAGGTAGGCCGCGGCGACCTCGGCGACGTCCGGCTGCTCCGGGCCGTGGCCGGGCAGCACCCGCCGCGGGCCGAGCGCGGCGAGCCGGCGCAGCGAGTCCAGATAGTCGCCCAGCCGGCCGTCCGGGTGCGCGACGACGGTCGTGCCCCGCCCCAGGATCGTGTCGCCGGTGAGGACCGAGTCCTCGACGACGAGGCACACCGAGTCGGCGGTGTGGCCCGGAGTCGCCTGCACGGTCATGTCGAGCCCGTCGATGGTCACGACGTCGCCGTCGGCCAGGCCGGCTCCGTCGATCCGGTGCGCCGGGTCGACCGCACGGACCGGCGCCCCGGTCAGGGTGTGTAGGCCGGCCGCACCGGCCGCGTGGTCGGCGTGGCCATGGGTCAGCAGGATGAGGGCGACCGGGCCCGTACCGGCGAGGGTGGCGAGGTGACCCGGGTCGTCCGGGCCGGGATCGACGACGACCGACCGTCGCCCGCCCGGCGCGCGCAACACCCAGGAATTGGTGCCCTCGAGGGTCATCGGGGACGGGTTGGGCGCCAGCACCACCGATGCGTAGGGGGTCACCGGGCGGACCTGCCCGTACGCCGGGTGCCGGGCTGCGCCGGTCACGCCGACGATCCCGGCAGCGGCAGCCGGGTCCCGTCGGGGAGGACGACCGCGCCGTCCTCGAACACCGGACGCACCGGCGTGAGGGAGCGGCGATCGGCAGCGGCCAGCGCCTCGCTCACGGATCCATACCGGCTCAGCTCGGTGAGGGTCACCGAGGTGGGCGGCAGCAGGGCGCGGGCGCCGGCCCTGGTCTCGGCCAGCGCATCGGCCGGGCGAAGCCAGGCGGCGTCCTCGGCCTCGCCGGTGGAGGTATCGGTCCGGAGACCGTCCGGGAGAGCGGCGACGAAGAACCGCGCGTCGTAGCGCCGGGGCTCCTGCTCGGGTGTCACCCACCGGCTCCAGGCGCGCAGCAGGTCGGTGCGCAGCACCAGGCCCTCGCGGTGCAGCAGCGCGGCCAGCGACAGCTCATGCCGCTCGACCGCATCCCGCGCGGCCAGCCAGGCCGGACCCGACGCGTCGACGACGGATCGGGCGGACCGGCCGGCCAGCAGCACGCCGGCCTCCTCGAACGTCTCGCGTACGGCGGCACTGAGCAGCGCGGTGGCGGTGATCTCGTCGGTCGACAGTCGCGCCGCCCAGTGCGCGGGGCTCGGCCCGACCCAGCCGATCGACGGCCCCGCCGCCGTCACGGCGTCGTCGGGATCGACCGTGCCGCCGGGAAAGACGGTCATGCCGCCGGCGAAGGCCATGCCGACGACCCGCCGGAGCAGGTAGACCTCGATGCCGCGCGAGCCGTCCCGGAGCAGCGCCACGGTGGCGGCGTCGCGCGGGGGCATCGCGCGCTCAGGCCGGGATGACCGCCGGGCGGTCGGCGACCTCCACGACCAGCTCGACCTCGACCGGGGCACCGAGCGGCAGTTCCGCGACACCGACGGCGGAGCGGGCGTGCCGGCCGGCGTCACCGAAGACCTCGCCGAGCAGCTCACTGGCCCCGTTGACGACACCTGGCTGGCCGGTGAAGCCGGCGTCGCTGGCGACGTAGCCGACGACCCGCACCACCCGCGCGACATTGTCGATCCCCACCAGGGCGTCGACCGCGGCCAACGCGTTGAGCGCGCAGGTGCGGGCCAGCGCCGCTGCGTCCTCGGCACTGACCTCGCCGCCGACCTTGCCGGACCGGGCGAGGGCGCCGTCGACCATGGGCAGCTGGCCCGAGGTGTAGACGAGGCCGCCCGCGCGCACCGCCGGCACGTAGGACGCGAGCGGTGCGGCGACGCCCGGCAGGGCGATGCCCAACTCGGCCAACCGGTCGGTGACGCTCATGACTCGAGCGGCCGTTTGAGGTAGGCGACCATCTGCTCGGGGTTGGGACCCGGGATGACGACGACCAGTTCCCAGCCGTCCTGGCCCCAGTTGTCGAGAATCTGCTTGGTCGCGTGCACGAGCAACGGCACGGTGGCGTACTCCCACTTCTGCATGCCCGCACCGTACCGGGCCGCTCGCGGGGCGCCCGTGCCCGCCGCATCCTCCGGCTACGCTGGGACGGTGCCCCTGCCCGACACGTCGTGGCCACCCGCGCGTCTCCACGTGGTCACCGGGAAGGGCGGCACCGGCAAGACCACCGTCGCCGCGGCGCTCGCCATCGCGCTGGCCACGGGCGGACGCCGGTCGCTGCTCATCGAGATCGAGGGCCGGCAAGGGATCGCCCAGCTGTTCGACACCCCGCCCCTGCCGTACGGCGAGCGCCGGATCGCCGTGGCGCCTGAGGGTGGGGAGGTGCGTGCTCTCGCGGTCGACGCCGAGGAGGCCCTCCTGGAATACCTGCAGATGTTCTACAACATGCGCCGGGCCGGTCGGGCCCTGCGCCGCATGGGCGCGATCGACTTCGCGACCACCATTGCGCCGGGCATGCGCGACGTCCTGCTCACGGGCAAGGTCAAGGAGGCGACCACGCGGGTCGAAGAGGGGCGCCGGGTCTATGACGCCGTGGTGCTCGACGCCCCGCCGACCGGGCGGATCGTGCCCTTCCTCAACGTCACGGGCGAGGTCGCCGGCCTGGCCAAGATGGGTCCGATCAAGACCCAGAGCGACGGCGTCATGGCCGTCCTCCGGTCGAGCCAGGCCGCCGTACACATCGTCACCCTGCTGGAGGAGATGCCGGTGCAGGAGACCGTCGACGCCGCCGCCGAGCTCACCGCGTCCCGGCTGCCGGTCGGTGCAGTGATCATCA
This window contains:
- a CDS encoding MBL fold metallo-hydrolase, which translates into the protein MTGAARHPAYGQVRPVTPYASVVLAPNPSPMTLEGTNSWVLRAPGGRRSVVVDPGPDDPGHLATLAGTGPVALILLTHGHADHAAGAAGLHTLTGAPVRAVDPAHRIDGAGLADGDVVTIDGLDMTVQATPGHTADSVCLVVEDSVLTGDTILGRGTTVVAHPDGRLGDYLDSLRRLAALGPRRVLPGHGPEQPDVAEVAAAYLAHRIERLDQVRAAVEAHPGPVTAREIVDTVYADVDPAVRWAAELSVRAQLDYLASDQPGES
- a CDS encoding ArsA-related P-loop ATPase, encoding MPLPDTSWPPARLHVVTGKGGTGKTTVAAALAIALATGGRRSLLIEIEGRQGIAQLFDTPPLPYGERRIAVAPEGGEVRALAVDAEEALLEYLQMFYNMRRAGRALRRMGAIDFATTIAPGMRDVLLTGKVKEATTRVEEGRRVYDAVVLDAPPTGRIVPFLNVTGEVAGLAKMGPIKTQSDGVMAVLRSSQAAVHIVTLLEEMPVQETVDAAAELTASRLPVGAVIINMTRPPLLPARELARAQAGRLDVGRLAAALTKTGLDGGELAPALAGEAQEHATRYAMEQHHRAEVATLGRPTYELPLLTPPMDLGGLYELARQLRDQGVG
- a CDS encoding PfkB family carbohydrate kinase, with product MSNRNQFRSDAGDGRPSTPAGEPPLAGPLSDPCAERYEASARLHSSQADAPVLDVFLSGTVFIDMIFTGLPGLPAPGTELFTGGLGSAPGGVANLAVAMSRLGLRVGLAAAFGDDMFGAYLWRTIAEQEGVDLGPSRRLPRWPTPVTVSLSYDADRSMITYGEPLPFPPDKLVTAVPESKTCFVDLDHGPPEWAAELRAAGTTVFADVGWDATGVWSPATLDSLAMVDVFLPNAVEAMAYTRTDSPERALAALAERVPVCVVKAGDRGAIAIDNVTGEEASAPALPVDALDPTGAGDVFAAGFVFGSLAGWPLDERLKFANLCAGLSVRHYSGSLGSPCWGEIAAWGENPDISADVLAQYGFLVPYIPDAAIDDRVRANPTVGLGTHVPDGE
- a CDS encoding RidA family protein, encoding MSVTDRLAELGIALPGVAAPLASYVPAVRAGGLVYTSGQLPMVDGALARSGKVGGEVSAEDAAALARTCALNALAAVDALVGIDNVARVVRVVGYVASDAGFTGQPGVVNGASELLGEVFGDAGRHARSAVGVAELPLGAPVEVELVVEVADRPAVIPA
- a CDS encoding CHAD domain-containing protein, which produces MSDRPVTLVWTTAPSREVDGIARVLGPAYSLLPERRATISRVWLDTFDWRLREAGVDLEHRQGGGRSLTLRDGDGQVTVGRISALRWPALVDDLPAGSLRDRLRAVAGIRALMPVAEARTAVREVAIRNDDAKTVARLTLERSAGDPRGPIRMVIAPLRGYAADTTRIVALLSRVPGIADGARSAYDDAVAAHPLRALDVPTHERGSVSPALAAPAAIAGVLLQFATTIAENVEGVTADVDTEFLHDLRVAVRRTRSVLKLTGDVLPGGLADRFGPEFRRLGDLTTPTRDLDVYLLGLPELARRLRSARPADLAPLADDLRRRRRGALRGLVRALRSARFAQLQADWREALTDPAVSAGPEIDLAELADQRVRRAYRRVRRQGLAIGPASADEELHTLRKRCKELRYLLEIFAPMHDRSQSKYVGRELKRLQDSLGAFQDASVQREATRTFAEQIVAEGSAPAATVLAMGELMAHLDADHESARVESVELIERFDGADVGRRIRALSDRVAG
- a CDS encoding AAA family ATPase; this encodes MRVFATYNIKGGVGKTSTAVNLSYLAARAGARTLLWDLDPQAAATYMLRVKPRVKGGGRALVRGSRPLDDAIKATDFDGLDLLPADFSYRNMDIELDGTKKPVRRIRRLLRPVRDEYDVVILDCPPSISLVSENVLHAANTIVVPLIPTTLSVRTLDQLTSFVDGFDGRRPEVRAFFSMVDRRKRLHREIVETLPAERPGIATTVIPAMSLVEQMAVRRAPVPAFAPRSRLAHSYENLWAEVSADGVGAPARLPALDKTH
- a CDS encoding NUDIX hydrolase, translated to MPPRDAATVALLRDGSRGIEVYLLRRVVGMAFAGGMTVFPGGTVDPDDAVTAAGPSIGWVGPSPAHWAARLSTDEITATALLSAAVRETFEEAGVLLAGRSARSVVDASGPAWLAARDAVERHELSLAALLHREGLVLRTDLLRAWSRWVTPEQEPRRYDARFFVAALPDGLRTDTSTGEAEDAAWLRPADALAETRAGARALLPPTSVTLTELSRYGSVSEALAAADRRSLTPVRPVFEDGAVVLPDGTRLPLPGSSA